Proteins co-encoded in one Brassica rapa cultivar Chiifu-401-42 chromosome A02, CAAS_Brap_v3.01, whole genome shotgun sequence genomic window:
- the LOC103854550 gene encoding cyclin-C1-2, whose protein sequence is MASNFWTSTHYKELKDPEEINVVHPLDAQRGISLEDFKLIKLHMSNYISKLAQHIKIRQRVVATAVTYMRRVYTRKSLTEYEPRLVAPTCLYLACKAEESVVHAKILVFYIKKLYADEKFRYEIKDILEMEMKVLEALNFYLVVFHPYRSLPEYLQDSGLNDTSMTHLTWGLVNDTYKMDLILTHPPHLITIACIYVASVYKEKDIKTWFEELSADMNIVKNIAMEILDFYENHRMFTEERVHAAFNKLATSP, encoded by the exons ATGGCTTCCAATTTCTGGACATCAACACACTa CAAAGAGCTTAAGGACCCAGAAGAGATTAATGTTGTTCATCCTCTTGATGCTCAGAGAGGAATCTCTCTCGAAGATTTCAAACTCATTAAGCTTCATATGTCTAACT ACATATCGAAGCTGGCACAACACATTAAGATTAGGCAAAG AGTTGTTGCAACTGCTGTAACCTATATGCGCCGTGTTTACACAAG GAAGAGTTTGACAGAGTATGAGCCTCGTCTTGTTGCTCCCACTTGCTTGTACCTGGCTTGCAAAGCAGAGGAGAGTGTGGTCCATGCTAAGATTCTTGTCTTCTACATcaaaaaattgt ATGCTGATGAGAAGTTTAGGTATGAGATTAAGGATATTCTGGAGATGGAGATGAAGGTCTTGGAAGCTTTGAACTTCTATCTTGTTGTCTTCCACCCATACCGTTCTCTCCCTGA GTACTTGCAGGACTCTGGACTCAATGATACAAGCATGACCCATTTAACTTG GGGTCTTGTCAACGACACTTACAAAATGGACCTGATCCTTACACACCCGCCTCATCTCATCACTATCGCTTGCATTTACGTTGCTTCTGTGTACAAAGAGAAAGACATAAAGACATGGTTTGAAGAGCTCTCTGCGGACATGAACATT GTGAAGAATATCGCAATGGAGATATTAGATTTCTATGAGAATCACAGAATGTTCACTGAAGAGAGGGTTCATGCCGCCTTCAACAAGCTTGCTACAAGTCCATaa
- the LOC103854811 gene encoding chalcone synthase-like encodes MGALSLDEIRKAQRADGPARILAIGTAKPSVPRTILPDSSGAIEGHLTEVGLTFHLQKTVPSLISKNIEKCLEEAFKPLGISDWNSLFWIAHPGGPTILDHSEIKLGLKAEKMKATRHVLSEYGNMSNACVFFILDTAFLSCLPLMCALPPLLPLAANVICSLILR; translated from the exons ATGGGTGCCTTGTCCTTGGATGAGATCAGAAAGGCACAAAGAGCTGATGGACCAGCAAGAATCTTGGCCATAGGCACTGCCAAACCAAGTGTTCCAAGA ACCATCCTTCCTGACTCTAGTGGAGCCATAGAAGGACATCTGACGGAGGTGGGACTCACCTTCCACCTCCAAAAGACTGTCCCCAGTCTCATCTCAAAGAACATTGAGAAGTGTCTTGAAGAAGCGTTTAAACCTCTAGGGATAAGTGACTGGAACTCTCTCTTCTGGATAGCTCACCCTGGAGGCCCTACCATCCTGGACCACAGTGAGATAAAGCTAGGACTAAAGGCAGAGAAGATGAAGGCGACTCGTCACGTGTTGAGTGAGTATGGAAACATGTCCAATGCCTGTGTCTTCTTCATACTTGACACAGCGTTCCTCTCTTGCCTTCCCCTTATGTgtgctcttcctcctcttcttccccTAGCCGCCAATGTCATATGCTCTCTGATACTGAGATGA